The sequence ACATCATGAACTAGATCATCACAACTATGATCTTCCTTTCCGGATAAAAATATTTCCTCCAAACCAAATACTTCTTTACACAAGAGGTAATGCTCATCAATCACATCGTTTGCCTGACCGTATACTGGCATCTCTTGTAGTGGTGTACCATTAGCTAAATCTTGAGTATCCTCATTTACCATATCGACAGCACAGATAAGTTTTGCTTCCATTGGTTCATAACTATGGCATTTAGCTGAACAATTTATCTGTTTTGATGTGCTCTTATATGTAATCTCTTCAGGTAAAATGCTTCTTTTCTTatttctcctattgttaacaTGATAATTGTCTGCAGGGGCAGAGATGGAGTTGGGACTGGAGCCACTGAGAGGAACTCTCACATGTTTTAAGCCATTTAGAGGAACTCTAACATGTTTTGATTCTTCCAAAACTGATGGTATGACATCCCAATTTGGAATAGACGAAAGGTCCTTGGTTCCACCAATTTGTTCTTCACTAATTTCAGGAACACCAGGATAATTTTCTGGTTCTCTATAGTTAATGGAAATCTCACAAACACAACATACTGGGTCTTTACTAGCAGGAGCAAACTCACCATTCTCCCCACTAGATGGCTCTTCAGGACAGACAGGTTTTGCTATAAAACTAGCAGTTGAATTCCCAGAAGCACAGGTATGCTTATGCATCAGAGCATCATCTTCAGACTTCTCAGTTTTAACAATGTTGTATCTAGGACTATCAACGAAAAGGTTATTCTTTAGCTTAGAAATTGACAAAGAAGAGGCCTCACTATCTTCAGTGTCTTTCTGAAACAGATTGGCTGATTGGGTGCCCTTGACAGCATGATCATCTTCAATTTGGTAATCCAAAGAACAAGTATCTACAATCTCACCTTTAACATGATGAACAAATTCAGGAATGGCAGTACAAAGGAGATCACCATTTACAGAAGCATTAGAAGAAACCAGAGAATTACTGACTTCCATATAGTGTGTCCCTGCATTCATCCCAATGTCATCATAAGAAATATGATAAAAGAACAGAAAGAAATTTATTATGCGAAGATGGAACTTGCATCTTTTTCCAGAATTTATCAGCCAACTTGCTCTTGACTTAGTGTTTGCATGGAATATAGAAGCAAAGGCAAAGTAGCGCATTAAGGAAAATATAGAGTAAATGAATATCTACAAGTCGAGACCTCACCTGCTGTGTTTTTCACATCGACCTCTGTAGCATCATCCTCTGAAACCCTTCCCTTGGTTGATGCATTAGCTTTTACTACAGGTGACAAATCTTGCACAGGATCACAGAACCTACAGGGTGACAATGTGTCCACCTTCTTGGAAACTAAATCATCTGAACACAAATGTGCACGCTTTGGTCGCTTCTTGTCCCGAGCAGGTCCCTTTAAACGCTTCAGTTTGATAAGGGGTTCCTCAAGGTCAGATTCCTCCTGTTCCAGTTTGACATGTTCGTGATTCTGCATATCGGATTCCCCGGAAGTCGAATGGCATCCAGAGTCAACTTCTGAGGAAAAATTACATTTTGGGGCCTTCCGTTTCCTAGCTTTGCACCTTTTTCGCAAATCCTTCAAGGTTATGCCAATGGCACTATGTTCATCAGAGACGCTATCAGAGAGGGTGTCGACATGATCACTAGATTTGCAGGTGAAGCCGTCATCCTCTGACTCGAGCATCATAACTTTTACCTGCTTGCCTACAGCGGGATCACACTCTTTCTTGTGCTTCTCACTTGCCGCAGATAAACCTATAATTTCCACGCCATTCTCTTCATAGATGACACGTACGTGTTTGAGTCTCAACGATCGTCTTCTCGGGTGGTTGACATTATGATTTCTTGAAACTGAATCCTCCATATTTGAGCAGATAAAGATTCGAGCGTTTGCAACTATCTAACTCAGCAAGACTGCAAAGCACAGACCGACTTCCTCTCCCGGCAAAAGGGTCTCTTTCTTTCCAAGATCAATCCTGCGGCATAATGTATCCCTTTTCCTACCAGTGACAAGAACAAGCAGAAAAAAGTGCAAAAACAGAATCCATCAAGATCAGATTGCCAGTGACTGTCTCATAATTTAGGATCAGGCACCCTGAAACCTTTCAGCGGATCTTGAGGCCAATTCGTGATTACATACACCAAATCCTGGAACCATATGGTATCGGAATTCCAAGTACTGTGACCTGGAAAGCATCGAATCCATCATAAATGCAACAGCACAACCGATCTAATCAAGCGATTCAGATCTGACCAACAGACCCAGACAAAAGCACCGAACcccaaaaaagaacaaaaaattcgAAACCCTAGCTCGAAAACCCATGAGAAGATCGATCCGAAAAGGAACAGTATCCGAGGGAATCCGAGCCGGGGGGATCTTACCTTGATGGATGTGATCCGCCGAGGAGATGCGGAGGCCGGCGGCAACCGAAGAGGAAAACCCTAGTTGAGCGGAGGCGATCGCCCGGGGGTACCGAGGCGTCGAGGGCGGGAAGGAAAGGAAAGTCGATGCGAATTTGTTTAATAGGAAAATGTTTTTCGCGCCAAACTTTGGCGGGAACCCGGATTTTAACGTCGGCTCCCGCTTCGAACACGTGGGTTTCTCGGATACCCTTACGGTGCACGGCGGTGGTGCCCTCGCTTTGAGATTCGCTCAGGATGCTGATTGCTTGCATCAAGATCCGTGCGCGGTCCACCACGGCTCCCGCTTCCGACGCATCGAGGTTTCTCGGACACCCTTACATCACACGGCGGTGCCCTCGCTTTGAGATTCGGTCTGGATACTGATTGCTTGCATCGATCTCCGTGGATGACCCGCCATGGCCGGATCATACTGTCTGCTCCCCGCTTCCGACACGTCGGCTTATAATGCCCACGCTTTGAGATTCTCACCCAGCGGCTGCATCGAGATTCGTGCATGGCCCAATGTGGACGTTGAGATCAACGCCCCTCCCTCCACCTAATTAAATTCCTAACATCCTCTCATAGATCGAGTGGTGGGAATGGCCCGATTATTtgggtttttttttgttctttttggaGAAAGTAAATGATGTTAGGTCCGATGTTTAAGACAAGTGTTGCTCTTATTGCTTGATAATTTGAGAGTGATTGATTTAGTTTAATTATAAAATGTGGTAATGATTAAGACTCCTTAAACAATATGACAAATGCTTAAATGTTGAATAATAATCTAAATATGTTTGGTTAATCAAAGgctcaaaaaaaattattatttttaataataataataataataatgctaTGAAATATCATATTCATAATTAACTATTTATATATGGAGCACTATTTATATATctcatttagaaaaaaaaaaataatatttaacacGATTCGAACACTCGAGTGATAGATGAATATCAGGGGGGAAAGAATGACAAAAAAGATAAACTGAAACAATGAAAACTTTGACATCTTGTTGGAAGTGAATCATGATAAGTTTGTTTGGTCTCAATTCGGTCTTTTAAGCTTGTCGACTGATACGACATATTTTGGGACCCCAGGCACAACATCGTTGACGCCACCCCCCGCACAaatgagaacagtaatcggccTGGATCCTGACCAACGTCAACCGATGCTTCTTCCCCATGACACGGCCACCTCATCATCCAGTTCACTTTACAGAAAGCTTACGACATCGTCCCGCGAACCTagacgtgctgact comes from Musa acuminata AAA Group cultivar baxijiao chromosome BXJ3-3, Cavendish_Baxijiao_AAA, whole genome shotgun sequence and encodes:
- the LOC135633488 gene encoding uncharacterized protein LOC135633488, with protein sequence MEDSVSRNHNVNHPRRRSLRLKHVRVIYEENGVEIIGLSAASEKHKKECDPAVGKQVKVMMLESEDDGFTCKSSDHVDTLSDSVSDEHSAIGITLKDLRKRCKARKRKAPKCNFSSEVDSGCHSTSGESDMQNHEHVKLEQEESDLEEPLIKLKRLKGPARDKKRPKRAHLCSDDLVSKKVDTLSPCRFCDPVQDLSPVVKANASTKGRVSEDDATEVDVKNTAGTHYMEVSNSLVSSNASVNGDLLCTAIPEFVHHVKGEIVDTCSLDYQIEDDHAVKGTQSANLFQKDTEDSEASSLSISKLKNNLFVDSPRYNIVKTEKSEDDALMHKHTCASGNSTASFIAKPVCPEEPSSGENGEFAPASKDPVCCVCEISINYREPENYPGVPEISEEQIGGTKDLSSIPNWDVIPSVLEESKHVRVPLNGLKHVRVPLSGSSPNSISAPADNYHVNNRRNKKRSILPEEITYKSTSKQINCSAKCHSYEPMEAKLICAVDMVNEDTQDLANGTPLQEMPVYGQANDVIDEHYLLCKEVFGLEEIFLSGKEDHSCDDLVHDVMAGSVLCPLPLSKTCFSVAKELQHAGEETDPFCKLENASNGQAEKAIDFSGKISNFSNSDGSTELDPHSRKASPLCIISSDGLQCTDDLLKDTEDLSCVVEEKLDATSDQPTITAISHSVVISKEQSECDQELLADHPPEKLLSYRKTMSPTSQEKLCQALRDIDLQDVSRPTEKSLAKRKRLSCEKWIKARISSSLLGPKEAKQCLGPEQTNKKPRNQSNGPPPPVKKVIVKSPETSGRMPCSCMKTSSIHMNMEKAIEFSQRQMHDIERLAMQLLKGLNSMKNIMEETLSSEAHSCLLSEFTAEEMRAAAENASELEKTTKKWLSIMTKDCNRFCKIMRSADNKSTASVNGVRKGRKITFADEVGGTLCHVETFERQPSPDSTPEREQSG